One genomic window of Bactrocera dorsalis isolate Fly_Bdor chromosome 4, ASM2337382v1, whole genome shotgun sequence includes the following:
- the LOC115066234 gene encoding uncharacterized protein LOC115066234: MCRDVSLIQQWNLVKMAKYLGTHELCMLFAETHGLLPKTRVCAIHKTQMALYKRHPVGYFKFSRGNCRTKSLISRAAGTWFEGVKLSFPHVFYLMYCFAHRFTRENIYREDYTSVLKKLSSATISDWYSYCREAVVIFQLDHQEFKGKIGGPGKVVQIDESKFGKRKYNKGRRVEGHWVLGMIEDGSEDLRLEVCPDNIRSAEVLIPLIRKHVHEGTIVRTDFWRAYECLPNYGYFHEKVNHSDPDNPFIAEDGTHTQRIESHWRVVKRFFYKDNYNNPANFADVIVEFLWRQEIKKEKKDPFISLLDVIKYVYNTK, translated from the exons ATGTGTCGTGATGTTTCGCTGATACAGCAGTGGAATTTAGTAAAAATGGCCAAGTACTTAGGCACACATGAACTCTGTATGTTATTTGCCGAGACTCACGGACTGTTGCCGAAAACCCGAGTTTGTGCCATTCACAAAACGCAAATGGCATTGTACAAACGCCACCCAGTagggtattttaaattttctaggGGCAATTGTAGAACGAAGTCCCTTATTTCAAGGGCAGCGGGCACGTGGTTTGAAGGCGTCAAATTGAGCTTTCCCCACGTGTTTTATCTGATGTACTGTTTTGCCCACCGCTTTACGAGGGAAAATATTTATAGGGAAGATTACACGAGCgttttaaagaaattgtcaTCTGCCACTATCTCCGACTGGTATAGCTACTGCAGGGAGGCAGTAGTTATATTTCAGTTAGACCACCAAGAATTCAAAGGGAAGATTGGTGGTCCAGGAAAGGTAGTGCAGATTGACGAAAGTAAATTCGGGAAACGCAAATATAACaaag gaAGACGCGTAGAAGGGCATTGGGTGCTAGGTATGATAGAGGATGGCAGTGAGGACCTCAGACTGGAGGTATGCCCAGACAATATACGTTCCGCTGAGGTCCTCATCCCTCTTATACGTAAACATGTGCACGAGGGAACAATCGTAAGGACAGACTTTTGGCGCGCATATGAATGTCTCCCTAACTATGGTTACTTCCACGAAAAAGTTAACCATAGCGACCCTGACAATCCTTTTATCGCCGAGGATGGCACCCACACCCAAAGGATAGAGTCTCATTGGCGTGTAGTAAAGAGATTCTTTTATAAAGACAATTATAATAATCCGGCAAATTTTGCGGATGTAATTGTGGAATTTTTATGGAGgcaggaaataaaaaaagaaaaaaaagacccatttatttcattactggatgtaattaaatatgtgtataacacaaaataa
- the LOC105223056 gene encoding proteasome activator complex subunit 3 has product MPADTTTKQVQDYKDSLIKKAEQLIIQGFPEKIVELNELLATPMFSDRNFNEVHQDLNIPTPDPILVNNHAETADDGGDADQPAAKRPRTDHFVPGTKVMCLPTGSVPCNEPLCEMIKIVKPIIRKLVEDSNLLKMWISFLIPKIEDGNNFGVSVQEDTLAEIQAVESEAAAFFDQISRYFLSRAKVVSKVAKYPHIEDYRRAVVELDEKEYLSLWLVVCEVRNRYSSLHDIVIKNLEKLKKPRSSNADSLY; this is encoded by the exons ATGCCAGCTGACACTACAACCAAG CAAGTTCAAGATTACAAAGATTCGCTAATCAAAAAAGCAGAACAGCTTATTATACAGGGCTTtccagaaaaaattgttgaattgaATGAACTCCTCGCAACGCCTATGTTTAGCGATCGCAACTTCAATGAAGTGCATCAAGACCTTAACATTCCAACGCCAGATCCAATTTTAGTGAACAATCATGCTGAAACGGCTGATGACGGTGGTGACGCCGACCAGCCGGCGGCAAAAAGACCACGCACCGATCACTTTGTGCCTGGCACCAAAGTTATGTGCTTGCCTACCGGTTCTGTACCTTGCAATGAACCACTCTGCGAAATGATCAAAATCGTTAAACCAATTATTCGTAAACTTGTGGAAGATT caaatttgttaaaaatgtggATTTcgtttttaataccaaaaatcgAGGATGGCAATAATTTCGGCGTATCTGTGCAGGAAGATACGCTTGCCGAAATACAAGCTGTTGAATCCGAAGCTGCGGCATTCTTCGACCAAATTTCGCGTTATTTCTTATCACGCGCCAAAGTTGTTTCTAAAGTCGCGAAATATCCACATATCGAAGATTATCGACGCGCAGTGGTGGAGTTGGATGAGAAGGAATACTTAAGCTTGTGGTTAGTTGTATGTGAAGTGCGAAATCGTTATTCATCGCTACATGACATCGTTATCAAAAATTTGGAGAAACTGAAGAAACCACGTTCATCCAATGCTGATAGCTTATATTAA